The genome window ATCCGGGTGGCTCTCGGCCTGCCAACGAGCGTCCGTGCGGCGCACGAACCGGCAATTCTATTTGTCGTCGACCGGCAGTTCTAATTGTCGCTGGTCAGCGTGTCCTCACGTATCGGTAGCAACCCTAGCTTCGGCAGCCGAATGCTGCGCGGACCTGCGTCACCACCGACCTCGACGGAGGATCTCCCGCCGCTCGTCTTGTTGCGGATGCGGAACGACTGCCGCGTGTCCGAGCGCTTCTTGAACCTCGGAAAGCCGGCCGCCCTGCTGCCGTTGGGGCGACATGCGGAGAAATGCGCGAGCGCACGTCCAAGATCTACGGCGGCCTCCTCGAAGACCTGCTGGAGCACCTCGCCGCGCCACGGGAGACCGGGCTTGCCATTCTCATCGACGCCCGCCGCCTTGGAGCACTTCCACTTGTTGAAGGAGTTGATCTGATCGAAGGGCGTCCAGGGAACGCGGATTTCTTCTCCGCTCCGCTTCGCCTCGAGCGCATCCTTCACGAGGCGGAGCGCCTGGTTGAAGGCGAAGCGGGCGGCGCCGGCGTGCCGCAGCAGCAGCTGTTCCTGCGCAGCGGTGGGCAGCAGCGTGAAGCGAAACGTGGTGTGGCGCTTGGCCGTCACGCGTCCCACCCCGAGATGGCGATCAGCGAGGAGGCCAGCGCCACTGCTGCAGCGTACGAGGCCGCCGTTTCGTCGTAGCGGGTGGCGACCCGGCGGAATGCCTTCAGGCGCCCGAAGAACCGTTCGATGACGTTGCGGAGCGCATAGAGCCTCGCGTCGAGGGCTCGCTGCTTCCTGCGGTTCGCCCGTGCAGGGATGACGGCTGCCATGCCCTGCTCTGCGACGCACGCCAGGAAAGCGTCGCTGTCGTAGGCGCGATCACCGACTAGGGCGCGTCCCTCGAGACCGAGTGTGAGCCCGATGGCCTGGCTGATTTCGTTGACCTGGCCGCCAGTCAGTTCGAAGCGCACGAGGCGTCCTCCGCCCGAGACCACGGCATGAACTTTGGTCGTGAAGCCGCCCCGCGATCGACCGAGTGCCTCGCTGCTCTGTCCGCCCCCTTTTTTCGCGCTCCAGCCGCACGTGGATGCGCCTTCTCGATCGTGCTGTCGATCAGCAGCAACTCGTCGGCTTCACCCCGAGCTGCAAGCGCTCGACGCAGCGCCTCCCAACGGCCAGACAGCGCCCACCGACGAAAGCACTGGTAGACGCTGCTCCACGTGCCGAACGAGGCCGGCAGGTCCCGCCACGGAGAGCCGGTGCGCAGCAACCAGACGATGGCTTCGACGAAGCGTCGGCCGCTTCTTCCTGTCGGACCGCGACGCCGCAGGCCGGCCACCACGGGGGCCACCCGCTCCCACTGCTCGTCCGTCAGTACGTTCCGGTTGCCCACACCTCGAGCGTGGCGAGTCACTGAACGTACGTCAAGCCGAAGGCCCCGCCCCGTCTGGGCAAAAATTGTCAACAGGCTCTAGGTTAGTGGCACACCCCAAACGCGCGTTGTCTCCGGCGGCGCGCCGAAGGAGGCCCGCGATGGAGCTCACCTCCGCACCCGGCGTGCGAATCTTCTCGACGAGCGAGGCCAACTCCCTCGTCCCCGCGCTCCAGCTCTCGTTCGCGGCCATCGGCCAGATCCGCACCGAGCTCGAGGGGCTGCTCACCGGCCTGGCTGCGGGTGACCCGTCGCGGGTGGTCGGCATCCTCCGGGGCGAGCTGGCGCCGGAGCCCGCCCAGGAGGAGTCGGTGGTCCGCCTCCAGGTCCTCGTCCTGGAACTCGGGCAGGCGGTCGAGGGGCTGGCGGACATGGGGGTGATCGTCAAGGACCTCGATCCGGGTCTCGTCGACATCCCCACCGAGATGGACGGCAGGCTGGTGATGCTCTGCTGGCAATTCGGCGAGCCCGGCGTCCACTGGTTCCACGAAACCGAGGAGGGCTTCGAGGAGCGCCACCCGCTGCCCGACGCAGCGCCGGTGCTCCACTGAGCGCCCAGTGGGGCGCTCCAACGCAAAGCAAATTGCGCGCGAAGCGCGCCTTCTTGTCCGCTTGGTCCCGCGCCAGCGGGGCCGAGTGGACAAGATGCAAGCCGGTCGCCGGCCCGAAGCCGTGCCCGGCGTGCTTGCGCCGGCGTGCGGCTTTGGGCTACGTCTCGCGTCGATTTTCGGACGATGGGCGCAGCGCCAGTTCCGGCCCGCCGCAGCCCCATGGTCCCGCTCCCACCGAGCCGACGATGCCCAAGGTCGAAATCCGCGTCGAATTCCTCTTCTCCAGCGCCCACCGGCTCCCCTTCTACGAGGGGAATTGCTCGCGCCTCCACGGCCACAACTACAAGCTGCTGGCCACGGTGGAGGGGCCGATCGATCCGCGGTCCGGCATGGTGATGGACTTCGAGGTGCTCCGCCGCCAGGTCTGGGAGAAGGCGCTGGATCGCTGCGACCACCACAACCTGAACGACTTCATGGAGAACCCCACCGCCGAGAACATCGTGGTGTGGATCTGGGAGCAGCTGCAGCCGGAGCTGCCGGGCCTCAAGGAGCTGGTGCTCTTCGAGACCCCCGAGTACTCGGTCACCTACCGCGGCGAGGCCTGATCCCGTGCCTGCTCCTGGCGAGACCCCGCGGATCCGCCCCGTCGATCGGGAGAAGATGGCGGAGGGGATCCGCCTCTTCCTCGAAGGCTGCGGCGTCGATCTCGCCGATCCCAACGTCCGGGAGACGCCGGGCCGGGTGGCCCTGGCCTGGGCCGACGAATTCCTCGACGGCTACGAGAAGAACGCCCGGGAGGTCCTCGGCGACTTCTACGAGGAGCGCAAGCCCGCAGCCGACGAGATGGTCCTGGTGACCCACATCGATTTCCAGTCGATGTGCCCCCACCACCTGCTTCCCTACCGCGGCGTCGCCCACGTGGCCTACCTGCCCGCCGGCAGGATCGTGGGCTTCTCGCGCCTCGCCCGGCTGGTGGACCTCTTCGCCCACCGCCTCATCCTGCAGGAGACCCTCGCCCGCGAGGTGGCCGAGGCGATCCGCAGCGAGCTCGGCTCCGCCGGCGCTGCGGTGCTCCTCGAGGCGGAGCAGACCTGCATGACCGTCCGCGGCGAGCGGCGCTCGCAGGCCCGGGCGATCACCGAGGCCTTCAGCGGCGACTTCGCCGAGCGGGCCGATCTCCGCGAGCGCTTCGTCAGGCGGATCGGCGTGGCGCGCTGACGCCGCGGGCCGTAGCCTATTCGCCCATGCTCGCCGATCTGACCGCATTGCTCGGCGCCCGCAAGGTGCGCGGCGCCGATCCCGACGACCTGGCCCCCTTCGCCAGGGACGAGTCCCATTGCGGCGCCTTCCCCCCTGCGGCGGTGGTCCTCGCCGAGTCGCGGGCCGACGTCGAGGCGACCTTGCGCTTCGCCAGCGAGCGGCGGATCCCCGTCACTCCCTGCGGCGCCCGCACCGGCAAGGCGGGCGGCTCGCTTCCCATCCGCGGCGGCATCGCGCTCTCGCTGGAGCGCATGGACCGGATCATCGCGGTAGAGCCCGGGGACGGCATGATGGTGGTCGAGCCCGGGGTGATCACCGGCAGGGTGATGGAGGAGGCCGAGCGGGTGGGGCTCTTCTACCCGCCCGACCCCAACTCCTGGGAGAGCTGCACCATCGGGGGCAACGTGGCCGCCAACGCCGGCGGGCCCCGCGCCCTCAAATACGGCGTCACCGGGGATTACGTGCTCGGCCTCGAGGCGGTCCTCGCAGATGGCGAGGTGATCCGCACCGGGCGCCGCACGCTCAAAGGAGTCGCGGGCTACGACCTCACCGCGCTCCTCGTCGGCAGCGAGGGGACGCTGGCGGTGGTCACCGAGATCACGCTGCGCCTCGTTCCGCTCCCGAAGGCGGTCCGCGCCGCGCTCTGCATCTTCCCCGACGCGACCGCGGCGGCGCGGGCGGTGGCACAGGTGCTCGCCGCCGGCATCCTGCCGCGGACCCTCGAGCTTCTCGACGATCAGGCGATCGCCGCTGCGGACAGCCGCGGCCCCTTCCGCTTTCCGCTCGGCGCCGGCGCGGCCATCCTCGCGGAGACCGACGGCGACGATCCCGAGAGCGTGATGGCGGCGCTGGTGCGCCTCGGCGAGATCGCGGTGGAGGCGGGCGCCCTCGACGTCCTCGTCGCGCAGGGGGAGAGCCAGCGGCGCGAGCTCTGGGCCACCCGCCGGCAGGTCTCGCTCGCGCTCAAGGCGCTCTATCCCCGCAAGGTGAGCGAGGACATCGTCGTGCCCCGCTCGAAGATCCCCCAGGCGATCGAGCGCTTCAAGGCGATCGGCCGGGAGCACGGTCTGCAGGTGGCAACTTACGGTCACGCCGGCGACGGCAACCTCCACACCAACGTGCTCTTCCGGGAGGAGGAGGAGCGGCCCGCCGTCGACGCCTGCCTCGAGGCGCTCATGCGCGAGACCCTCGCCCTCGGCGGCACGATCACCGGCGAGCACGGGGTGGGGCTGGCCAAGCGCGCCTTCCTCCCCTGGGAGCAGGGCCCGGTGCTCATCGATCTGCAGCGCCGGCTCAAGGCCACCTTCGACCCGCTGGGGATCCTCAACCCCGGCAAAATCTTCCCCGAAGATCGGTAGGTAGCGCCCCGCAACCGGGGGGCCTCCGGCGCATCCCAATCGTCTTCCGCTGCAGCGCTCCGATCGGGGCGCCGCTCCGGCCTGTTGCATTGCAACAGTTTCGCTGCAGCCGGAGCGACCGAGGGCTATTGCGCGCAACCAGCCGAGCGACCGCGCATCTCCTTCGGTAACGTAACGTCACCTTGCGGCGTCGGGTGCCGCCGGGAGAAAGAGGCCGCTTGCGATGAGGATCGGACGAGCCAGGGAATTCGAGGAGCTCCAGCCCTACCTTCGTGCGCTTCCGCGCTACCAGCCCCTGGGTCGGGAAGAGGAACGGGAGCTGGCCATCCGCTGCCGCAAGGGCGACGAGCGGGCCCGCGAGGAGCTGGTGAAGCGCAACCTTCCCTTCGTGGTGGCGGTGGCCAAGCGCAACCTCGGTCGCGGCGCCCGCCTCGACGACCTGGTGCAGGAGGGAAACATCGGCCTGATCCGCGCGGTGGAGAAGTTCGACACCGGCAAGGGCACCCGCTTCTCGACCTACGCCATCTGGTGGATCCGCGCCTACATCCAGAAGTACCTCAAGGAGGTCCACTCCTCGGTGCGCGGCGGCGAGGACGGCGCGCGCCGGGGCCTGAAGGACGTCTCTCTCGACGTGGCCGTGGACGAGGACGGCGACATCACCGCCCTCGATCGGCTGCCCGACGACGGCCCCGATCCGGAGATCCGCTTCGGCGACGCCGAGACCGACTCGATGGTCCGCGAGAGGCTGGAGCGCTTCCGCAAGCGGATCGGACCGCTGGGCTGGGACATCATCGAGGGTCGGCTCGGATCGGACGATCCCGAGACGCTGGAGCAGATCGGCCGCCGCTGGGGTCTCTCCCGCGAGCGCGTCCGCCAGGTCGAGCTCCAGACCCGCAAATTCCTCCAGCGGGCGCTGGAGGACGTGGAAGCGGAGGCCGCGGCGTAGGCTCCCCCCTGCCGCTGGCCTTCGGGAAACGGCGTGGCTCCTCCCCCCCTGGAGCCACGCCGTTTCTTTTTCCGGGAGCGGAACGCGAACGGCCCGCCCCCGGCAGTGGGGAGCAGGCCGTCGCATGCGATCAGCGCTGGAAGGTGAGCGAGACCAGCTTGTCGGACTGGATCGCCTGCGCCTCCTCGGGCGCCACGTAGTCGCTGTGGCAGGAGGCCTTGTTCGCCTCCGCCCCCACCGCCTTGCGGGTCTTGGTGGCGAGCTTGTGGATCTCCTCGGGGCTCAGGACGCCGCGCTTCTCGAGGATCTCCCGCTGCTCCGCCGTGAGCGCCGCGGACTTAGCCACCTTCTCGCGCTCGAAGCCCTCCGCCTTGCCGGAGGTGAAGTCGACGATCTCCTTCGAGATGCGCACCGAGCACCAATCGTGGCCGCACATCGCGCAAAAGTCCGTGTCCACGTCGAGATCCTCGTCGTGGTAGGCGCGGGCGGTGTCGGGATCGAAGGAGAGCTCGAAGTGCTTCTCCCAGTTGAGCGCGGCGCGGGCCTTGGTGAGGTCGTCGTCGCGATCGCGGCTGCCGGGAATGCCGAGGGCGACGTCGGCTGCGTGGGCGGCGATCTTGTAGGCGATGCAGCCCTGCTTCACGTCGTCGCGCTTCGGGAGGCCGAGGTGCTCCTTGGGCGTCACGTAGCAGAGCATCGCCGCGCCGTGGTAGGCGGCGGCGGTGGCGCCGATGCAGCTGGTGATGTGGTCGTAGCCCGGGAAGATGTCGGTGACGAGGGGCCCGAGCACGTAGAAGGGCGCGCCGTGGCACAGGGCGCGCTGCAGCTTCATGTTGTATTCGATCTGGTCGAAGGGCACGTGGCCCGGGCCCTCGACCATCACCTGGCAGCCCTTGCGCCAGGCCTTCTCGGTGAGCTCGCCCAGCGTCGCGAGCTCTGCGAGCTGCGCCTCGTCGGAGGCGTCGGCGAGGCCGCCCGGCCGCAGGCCGTCGCCCAGCGAGAACGAGACGTCGTACGCGCGCATGACGTCGCAGATCTCGTCGAAGAGCGTGTACATCGGGTTCTCGGCCTTGTGGGTGATCATCCACTTGGCCAGGAGCGAGCCGCCGCGCGACACGATCCCGATCAGCCGGTTCTTCACCATCGGCAGGTGCTCCTGGAGCACGCCGGCGTGGATGGTGAAGTAATCCACGCCCTGCGCCGCCTGGTGGCGCAGGGTGGAGAGGATCGCCTCGCGATCGAGATCCTCGATCTTGCGCCCGATGATCATCGAGTAGATCGGCACCGTGCCGATCGGCACGGTGGAGTGGCGGAGGATCGCCTCGCGGGTGGCGTCGAGGTCGCCGCCGGTGGAGAGATCCATCACCGTGTCGGCGCCCCAGCGCTCCGACCAGCGGAGCTTCTCCACCTCCTCGTCGGTGGAGGAGGAGACCGGCGAGGCGCCCATGTTGGCATTGATCTTGGTCTTCGAGGCGCGGCCGATCGCCATCGGGTCGAGGCTGTACTGCAGGTGGACCTTGTTGGCCGGGATGATCAGGCGGCCGGCGGCGATCTCGTCGCGGACCTGCTCGGGAGTGAGGTGCGGCTCCCGCTCGGCGACGCGCTTCATCTCCGGCGTCACCAGCCCCAGCCGCGCGAATTCGAGCTGGGTCACCGGCTCGAAGCCTGCGGGCGGCGTCCACTTCCCCTCCACCAGCGTCCAGTCCGGCGGCATGAAGTCCCAGGCGGTCTTGCCGCTGGGCGCCGGCATGCCCGGCGTATCCGGCGAGGAGAAGGTGAGGGCGGTTCCGACCTGCGCGCGGTTGGCGAACGAGCCGGGGCTGGTGCCCTCCGCACGGCTGGAGGGGTTGTGGGCACCGTGCAGCGGCAGCGGGTGGTTGTTTCGGGACATGCTGTCCTCCTCCTCGGAAAACGATACGGAGGGACAGCGCGCTCTTGCGCCGCGTCGCTTCCCTCCGCCGGTGCAAACCGGATCAGGTTCCACGGGTGCTTCTCAGCTGCTGCCTCAATGGCTGCAGCGCCCCGAGCGACGCGGCGGACTATAGAGCGTTCGCCCGGCTGGCGCCACAGGAGCGGAGCGCTCTCTCGGGGCGCTGTTGACCGATGAGTTAGCGCGTGCTAACAGTCGTGTCATGAGCGACGCGGCTCCCCCGTTCTTCGTCAGCGAAAGCGACCCGCCCGCCAGGCGCCGGATCCTCGAGGAGGCGTTGCGGCTCTTTGCGACGAAAGGCTTCGCGGCGACGTCCATCCGCGACATCGCGGCAGCGACCGGGTTCACCAACCCGGCCCTCTACCGCCATTTCGCCGGCAAGGAGCAGTTGGCGCTGCATCTCTTCGAGGTCTGCTACGGGAACCTTGCGGGCCGGCTCCACTACGCGGTCGGCGCGCGGGAGTTCGACGACGCCCTCTCGACCTTCGTCCGTGCCTTCCTCGTGGCGGCAGAGGAGCAGCCGGACGCCGTGAGCTGGGTGCTGGAAAACCTGCAGGCCTTCTGGCCGCAGCTGCCTGCACCACGTCGCCCGCGCAGCCTGGTGGCCGTGGTTCGGGAGTTGTTGCAACGCGGCGTCGAAGCTGGCCGGGTCCGCCCCGAGCTGCTCCCCGAGGTGGGGGCGATCGTGGTGCTCGGGACGTTGGGGCAGCTGGTTCGGATGTGGATGCTGGGGGGCGTGAGCGAGCCGCCGACCCGCTACGAACGGTCGTTGGTCGAGACGCTGCAGAGGGCGCTCGCTTGAAAGGCGCAGCCGTCTCTTTTTTTGTCGAGCATGTTAGCGAGTGCTAACGAAAGGGTAGCCCATGTTTGCCGTGAACCACGCGTTGACCGCCGTTGCCGTGCGCCGGGCCGTTCCGGAGGCGCCGCTCTGGCCGCTCCTCCTCTCGGTGCAGGCGGTCGAAATCCTCTGGGTGATTCTCCATCTGGTGGGCGTCGAGCACGTCGTCATCGAGCCGGTGGTGCGCTCGGTTGCAGACGTCCATCTCGACCACATGCCCTGGTCCCATTCCTTCGCGGGCATCGGCGCGGTCGCGATGCTGGGCGGTGTCGCTGCAGGATGGCGCTGGGGCCGCAGGGTGGGCGTTGCGGTGGCGGTGGGCGTGCTCTCGCATCTCCTCCTCGACCTCGTTACGCATGCCCCGGACCTCGCCCTCGCACCGGGCCTGGAGGGCACCCGGTTCGGCACCGGCCTCTATGTCCACGCGCCCTGGGCGGCGGTCGCCGTGGAGATGGGGTGGGGCCTGTGTTGCTGGTGGCTCGGCGGGAGGGGGCGCGCGCTCCTCGCGCTGGCGCTGCTCGGCAACCTGGCAAACCTCTCGGTGCTCGTGCCGGATGTTCCGGGCCCCGAGGCCCTCTTCGCCGGCAGGCCGGCGCTGCTGGTCGCCGTAATCGCCGTTCAGATCGCGGTCACGCTGCTACTGGTGGGCAAGCTCGCGGGGCGTCCCGAGCCGAGTCCGGCCCAGGACCCGCAGGTGGAGCCGGCGACGGCGGGCGCTTGACGGCGGCGCGGCCGACCGCTTCACTGCCGGCCGTGTCCGAGATCGTCCTCCTCCGCGCCTCGCTGCCTGCGGCGCAGCTGGCCCAGGCATTCCTCGACGCGATCGCCCGAAACGCGGAGATCGATCTCGTCGTCGAGGGGCGGCGTGCGCGGCTGCTGCCGGAAGTGGCGCGCCGCCTCACCATGGGCGGCCGCGACGCGGTGGCGGCGATGACACTCGGCGCGGCGCTCTTCCCCAAGGTGATCGGCCTGCTGGTGCAGAGCCGCCGCTTCGGCCGCACCTGGTCGTGCCGCCAGGTGGCAGGCGCCCGCGAAGTGGTCCTCGAGATCCGCAGGGCAGGTTGACCGTATGCGGGCTCGAATACGCGGATCGCGCCCGCCTCGCTCCTCCGCAAGGTCTACTCGTGTAAGCTCCCTTCACCATTAATCGACGAACGGGGACCGCAGCGCTCTCGACGAGCGACGGGCGGCCGGCTGCGCACGAGGGGGCGGATGCGAACGATTCGGATCGGAACGCTGGTGGTGGTGCTCGTCGCCTGTGGCACGAACAAAGGTGCGGGTGGTGCGGGCGGGAGCGGCGGCGCCGGGGAGGCGGGGGGCGGCGGTGCTGCCGGAGCGGGCGGGGCTGGCGGAGGCAGCGCCGGGGCAGGTGGCGCCGGGGGCGTCGGCGGGCGGGCCGGCAGCGGTGGAGCGGGTGGTTCCGGCGGCGAGCCCGGGCAGGGCGGCGGTGGTGGTGGCGGCGCTCCGGTCGGTACCGTAGAGGAGGAGTGCCAGCGCGCCTGCGAAGCGAGCGCCGCCTGCGTGCCACCCGAGACGGTGACAGAGGAGCGAATGGCCGCCTGCCGTGCGAGCTGCGAGCAATACACCGGCGCCCGGGTCGCCGCACAATGCGCCGACTGCATCGCGCTCGCCACCTGCACCCACTCCGAGATCCTCTGCATCGACGCAGGTCCCTGCGACAAGCCGCTCGCCGACCTCGATGTGGAGGGCACCGGCTTCACTGCCTGGAACGGCAGGTCGATCCGCGTCGGCACCGCCTTCCATGCGGACGGCTGGTGGCAGGACGTGCGGCACGCTGAGGTGGTGGTCACCGACGGGACCTTCTCCGCTTCGTTGCCCCAGGCCCTTCGCCCGGATCAGGACATGGTGGTGGCAGGTTGGTTCGACACCGACGGCAACGGCTGGTGCAGCTCCGGCGACGCGACCTTCCTCCTGCCCCTCGAGAGTGGCGCAGGGGTGCGTCTCGTGGAGTTCGACGCCGCGGCCACCGCGAGTCCCGACGGCTGCAACGTCTTCGGTGAGCCCTACGACACGCTTTTCGTCGGAGGCAGCGGCTTCGAAGCGCACGAGGGCCAGTGGGTCGTCGTCGCGGAAAGCCGGGGCGGGGAGGTCCACACCGGCCGCATCGAACGCGGCCGGTTCGAAGTGCGCTTCGACTGGCTCTGGTCCGGAAGCTTCGAACTCGACTGGATGATCGACGACGGCGATTGGGTCTGCGAGGAGGGAACGGATGTCGGCGGGAAGTTCTCCGTCGAAATCGGTGCGCCGCAGACCAACGTGAGCCTCGCACCCGCCGACGCGGGCACGGGCTTCTGCGCGCCGCTCGATTTCCTTGCGACCCCGTGAAAGGCCGCGCCCACGTCAGCCTGCGCGGGCGCGCCGCTTCTCTGCCAGGGCCTTCCCGAGCAGCTTCGGATCGAGGTCCACGCTGATCGGGCAATGATCCGAGCCCTTCACCTCGGGGTGGATCGCAGCGCCGCGCACCCAGGGCAGGGCGCCGGGCGAAGCCAGCACCAGATCGATCCGCCAGCCGATGTTCTTCTCGCGCACGCCGAAGCGCTGGCTCCACCACGTGTAGTGGCCTTCGCCCTGCTCGTAGTGGCGGAAGGTGTCGACCCAACCCTGCTCGATCCAGCGGCGGACCTCGTCGCGCTCCTCGGGGAGGAAGCCGCTGGTCTTCTCGTTGGCCTTGGGCCGCGCCAGATCGATCGCCTCGGGCGCGGTGTTCCAGTCGCCCATCACCAGCACCGGCTCGCCGCCGGTGAAGAGCGGCTCGAGCTTCACCTGCAGCGCCCGGTAGAAGGCGAGCTTGAAGGGCACCCGATCGTTCGAACGATCCTTGCCGCTGCCGTTGGGGAAGTAGACGTTGGCGAGCCAGAGCTTGCCGAAGCGCGCGATCTGCACGCGCCCCTCGGCGTCGAAGTCGGGATCGTCGAGCGAGGTGATCAGCTCGTCCGGCGCCCGCCTGGCGTAGAGCCCCACGCCGCTGTAGCCGGCGCGCTCGGCTGCCACCACGTGGCCGTGCCAGCCGGCGAGGGCCTGCAGCTCCGCAGGCATCTTCTCCTCGGGGCAGCGGACCTCCTGCAGGCCGACGATCTCGGCGTCGCAGCCCTCGAGCCAGGAGGAGAAACCCTTGCCGACGGCGGCGCGGATCCCGTTGACGTTCCAGCTGTAGATGCGGTGGTGCGCTGCCATCGATGCCCTGCCTGGAAATCAGCCGCGGACCAGGTGCACGCGGAGGAAGCGCCGCTTGCCCACCTTGATCTCGTAGTCGCCGGCGCCGAGCGACGCCTGCGGATCGGAGGCGCGCTCGCCGTTGATCGACACGCCGCCCTGCGCCACCAGCCGCCGCGCCTCGCCGCGCGAACCGGCAAGCCCCGTGTCGGCGAGCAACCCCGCCAGCGGCATCGCCTCCTCGCCTGCGGGCAGCGCGACCGACTTCTCCTCGATCTCCTCCGGCCGCTCCTTGCGCACGATCACCTGCTCGAAGTGCGCCTCGGCCTCGTCCGCAGCAGCAGCGCCGTGGAAGCGGGCGACGATCTCCTTCGCCAGCGCCACCTTCGCCGTCTTCGGATGCCCGGCCTTGAGCGACTCGATCTCGGCGATGGAGCGATCGGAGAGGAGCTCGTAGTAGCGCCACATGAGCTCGTCGCTCACCGACATCAACTTGCCGAACTGCTCCTGTGGCGCCTCGACCACACCGACGTAGTTTCCCAGCGACTTGGACATCTTGTCGCCGACGATCTTGCCCTTCTCCGCATCCCAGCGGGCGTCGATGCCCTCGAGGATCGGGCCGGTCATCACCACCTGCGGCCGCACGCCGTAGTCGCGCTGCAGATCGCGGCCCACGAGCAGGTTGAAGAGCTGGTCGGTGCCGCCGAGCTCCACGTCGCTCTTCAGCGCCACCGAGTCGTAGCCCTGCGCCAGCGGGTAGAGGAACTCGTGGATGGCGATCGAGCGGCCCTCCTTGAAGCGCTTCGAGAAATCGTCGCGCTCCAGCATCCGGGCCACCGGGTATTTGGCCGCCAGCGAGATCATGTCGGCGGCGCTCATCCTGCCGAACCACTCGTTGTTGAAGCGGACCTCGGTCTTCTCGGGATCGAGGATCTTGAAGACCTGCTGCTTGTAGGTCTCGGCGTTGGCCAGCACCTGCTCGGTGGAGAGGGGCGGGCGCGCGGCGCTCTTGCCGGTGGGATCGCCGATGCGGCCGGTGAAGTCGCCGATGAGGAAGATCGCCGTGTGCCCGAGGCGCTGGAAGCGGGCCATGCGCTGGATGAGCAGCGTGTGGCCGAGGTGCAGATCCGGCGCGGTGGGGTCGAAGCCCGCCTTCACCCGGAGCGGCACGCCCTTCTCGTACGACTCCTGGAGTCGCTTGAGGAGCTCTGCCTCGGTGACCAGATCGACGCAGCCGCGGGTGACCTCCCGCAGCTGCTCCTCGGGCGTTGCCTGCTGGAGCAGCGTTTCCATGGCCCGGTTCTCTACCATTTCTGAAGGGCCTGCGGGCCGCCTCTTCAGCGCCGGTGGCGGGACGGCCGGAGCACCCGGGCCTCGGTGACCACCACGTCCACCGCCTCGTCGTGGACCTCGGCGGGTACCTCGTCGAGGAGGGCCGCCTCGAGGCAGGGCCCCACCCGCAGCGCCGCCGGGTGGGCGGCGAGGGTGGCGTCGTAGTAGCCGCCGCCGCGGCCGAGGCGCCGCCCCTCGGCGTCGAAGGCGAGGGCGGGCACCACGATGAGATCGATCGAGCCCAGGGGAACGTCCCGCGACGCCGGCGGCTGCCGCACGCCCAGCGCACCGACCTCCAGTTCCGCCGGATCGTCCACCAGGGCGAAGGCGAGCTGCCGGGTGCCGGGGTGGATCCTGGGGAAGAGCACCTGCTTGCCCGCCAGCACCAGCTCGCGCCAGAGCGGCTCCATTTCGATCTCGTTGCGCAGCGCCTGGTAGAGCGCCACCACCCGGGCAGCCCGGACCTCGGGGAGCCCGCCGATGCCACCCGCGATGGCGCGGGACGCCTCGTGGAGCACGTCGGGGGAGAGGCCCCGCCGCCAGGCGAGGAGCTGCTGGCGCAGGGGCTGTTTGGCGCTGCGGGGATCGCTCATGGG of Vulgatibacter sp. contains these proteins:
- a CDS encoding FAD-binding oxidoreductase, whose translation is MLADLTALLGARKVRGADPDDLAPFARDESHCGAFPPAAVVLAESRADVEATLRFASERRIPVTPCGARTGKAGGSLPIRGGIALSLERMDRIIAVEPGDGMMVVEPGVITGRVMEEAERVGLFYPPDPNSWESCTIGGNVAANAGGPRALKYGVTGDYVLGLEAVLADGEVIRTGRRTLKGVAGYDLTALLVGSEGTLAVVTEITLRLVPLPKAVRAALCIFPDATAAARAVAQVLAAGILPRTLELLDDQAIAAADSRGPFRFPLGAGAAILAETDGDDPESVMAALVRLGEIAVEAGALDVLVAQGESQRRELWATRRQVSLALKALYPRKVSEDIVVPRSKIPQAIERFKAIGREHGLQVATYGHAGDGNLHTNVLFREEEERPAVDACLEALMRETLALGGTITGEHGVGLAKRAFLPWEQGPVLIDLQRRLKATFDPLGILNPGKIFPEDR
- a CDS encoding DUF2203 domain-containing protein; protein product: MELTSAPGVRIFSTSEANSLVPALQLSFAAIGQIRTELEGLLTGLAAGDPSRVVGILRGELAPEPAQEESVVRLQVLVLELGQAVEGLADMGVIVKDLDPGLVDIPTEMDGRLVMLCWQFGEPGVHWFHETEEGFEERHPLPDAAPVLH
- a CDS encoding sigma-70 family RNA polymerase sigma factor, with product MRIGRAREFEELQPYLRALPRYQPLGREEERELAIRCRKGDERAREELVKRNLPFVVAVAKRNLGRGARLDDLVQEGNIGLIRAVEKFDTGKGTRFSTYAIWWIRAYIQKYLKEVHSSVRGGEDGARRGLKDVSLDVAVDEDGDITALDRLPDDGPDPEIRFGDAETDSMVRERLERFRKRIGPLGWDIIEGRLGSDDPETLEQIGRRWGLSRERVRQVELQTRKFLQRALEDVEAEAAA
- a CDS encoding helix-turn-helix domain-containing protein, with the translated sequence MTAKRHTTFRFTLLPTAAQEQLLLRHAGAARFAFNQALRLVKDALEAKRSGEEIRVPWTPFDQINSFNKWKCSKAAGVDENGKPGLPWRGEVLQQVFEEAAVDLGRALAHFSACRPNGSRAAGFPRFKKRSDTRQSFRIRNKTSGGRSSVEVGGDAGPRSIRLPKLGLLPIREDTLTSDN
- a CDS encoding IS5 family transposase; translation: MTRHARGVGNRNVLTDEQWERVAPVVAGLRRRGPTGRSGRRFVEAIVWLLRTGSPWRDLPASFGTWSSVYQCFRRWALSGRWEALRRALAARGEADELLLIDSTIEKAHPRAAGARKKGADRAARHSVDRGAASRPKFMPWSRAEDASCASN
- a CDS encoding exodeoxyribonuclease III, with translation MAAHHRIYSWNVNGIRAAVGKGFSSWLEGCDAEIVGLQEVRCPEEKMPAELQALAGWHGHVVAAERAGYSGVGLYARRAPDELITSLDDPDFDAEGRVQIARFGKLWLANVYFPNGSGKDRSNDRVPFKLAFYRALQVKLEPLFTGGEPVLVMGDWNTAPEAIDLARPKANEKTSGFLPEERDEVRRWIEQGWVDTFRHYEQGEGHYTWWSQRFGVREKNIGWRIDLVLASPGALPWVRGAAIHPEVKGSDHCPISVDLDPKLLGKALAEKRRARAG
- the folE gene encoding GTP cyclohydrolase I — protein: MPAPGETPRIRPVDREKMAEGIRLFLEGCGVDLADPNVRETPGRVALAWADEFLDGYEKNAREVLGDFYEERKPAADEMVLVTHIDFQSMCPHHLLPYRGVAHVAYLPAGRIVGFSRLARLVDLFAHRLILQETLAREVAEAIRSELGSAGAAVLLEAEQTCMTVRGERRSQARAITEAFSGDFAERADLRERFVRRIGVAR
- the queD gene encoding 6-carboxytetrahydropterin synthase QueD — translated: MPKVEIRVEFLFSSAHRLPFYEGNCSRLHGHNYKLLATVEGPIDPRSGMVMDFEVLRRQVWEKALDRCDHHNLNDFMENPTAENIVVWIWEQLQPELPGLKELVLFETPEYSVTYRGEA
- a CDS encoding TetR/AcrR family transcriptional regulator — encoded protein: MSDAAPPFFVSESDPPARRRILEEALRLFATKGFAATSIRDIAAATGFTNPALYRHFAGKEQLALHLFEVCYGNLAGRLHYAVGAREFDDALSTFVRAFLVAAEEQPDAVSWVLENLQAFWPQLPAPRRPRSLVAVVRELLQRGVEAGRVRPELLPEVGAIVVLGTLGQLVRMWMLGGVSEPPTRYERSLVETLQRALA